The nucleotide window TTAGTCTGtcgtattaaatttgattCGAATGATTTCATAAGTAAAAGTATAAGATCATTACCTTTTAATATTAAGTTGTCccagaagtttctttcgtttcataaatgaaataatagatacacaacattttttattttatattattttatggatttatGTATGATCCAGTTTGTagtataagaataaaatggatcaaacataattcaataaaataatataaaacaaaaaaatgttgtgcatctactacctccttataaaacgaaaggaatttttgagacaacctaatactaattttattaaagtagaaattgttaaaaacgTGAACCATGATATTGCATTCACAGTTGTTCTTTTTGATCTAAATTATCATATAGGTGtcgttatgtattaatttacattttctaattCTCCATTTTCATTCTTGAAATGATGTCATTTCTAAAATACACTcctgatttaataaaattctgcaGATAGAAATGCGTCAAATCGAAAGTTTCCAAAGCCATTTATCTCAAAAATAAAGCATATGCAAAAACTTTATTCTACGtatctaataaattttttcatgaGAAATTACTTCTTCCCGGTCTTATCAGGATTGCAGAGAAGCCTTCTACTACAAGAGGCTCAATTCCAATTTCCAATCAGGGATTCGTGTCAGTAGCAGTCTTTTCCAATATATAACTTCAGATAGAGGAGAGTAAGCTATTTCTGAAATTGGTGGCTTCAAGAATTCGAATAATATGGTTTTTGTCAATGACACATCGAAGTAACGGAAACGTACAATCATACAAcgatcattttctttctttagtTTACGCTTTCTCTTTGGTGGATATGTTTTCGCTTATATGATTGAAtcgatatctatatataaccGCTAATGAGCATTCGGTCACTTcgatcaatttaaaaaatagtgtGCGAATTTTATCAGTGTGTACAAATTAGTGGCGAATTGATAATTAGAAGCACcagttatatttctattagaaACCTCTATTTTACGTATATCTAAATACACGTGTACacatgtaattaatatatcattttagCATTTTAATTGTGTAGCTTTAATACATGGGTATTTTTTaaggaatatttaaagaatatttaagagcaatttacgaaataaatatacagtGACTCGCGAAATACTTTACtgtttaacaaaaaattttgtCGTTTCACTAACAACACAGTAATCAAATTGATGTCAAGATGATCATCTTTCagagaatttatataaagtatgaatttgtataaatatccataATGTAGGTATTATTTAGCAGAAGTTACAGATCACAATGACGAAGacctattttatattttacgatgaTAATTTACATGGTTTAGCGGAGAAAAAAATATGGGATCctcagatattaaaataagctGATAATAtccatattttctatttgaaaaaatgaaattaaatatcaaggAGATGATTGTTCTGTTATCGGAAAGTTTCATCATCCGAACTTTTTTGTGTCCCTATTATTTCGGATATGAGAAGTTCTattgtattttacataaataatttacagtaAAAACAATTCGCAATTGAAAAATGCTTTAAATACAACTTTCTTTCCAAAGcaacattaatttaaatatcgaataagCTTTTTTACAGGCTATCTCTAACTTCAACTTGATTTATCAAAACTGCGATGGAACAAAAACATCTGTTTTCTCTTATAATCGACatagtaaaatgtaaattattgaaatctaATTTTACTTGGGTGTATTGTGTGTACAGTGCGCGTAATGAGTGTTATATACAGAGTAGTACTATAcgtcgtttattatttatatcgtcaCATTTATTACAGAATGTCGCGTACATTTGGAGAATGTACCGCTTGGAGAAGGTTGCGCGGTAAGCAATAGCACAAAAGCGCAACGTTTATACGGCGAAAAATATCCTAATAGGACTATACCCAGCGCAAAAAtgttttgcaaaataaacCAACGATTGTGGAATACAGATACACTAAAACCTGCGAAATATGGCGGACGAATTCAACACGACGATCCGGATCTGAGAAATAGAATACTGTGCCATATTCAAGAAAATCACAGACTAAATACGAGGATTATTGCTGCTGAAGAATGTGTCAGCAACAACACCGTATGGTCCGTAATGAAGTGGGAAGATCTACACTCGTATAGCTTTCAGAAAGTTCAGGAGTTAAAAGTAgtgaaatttctcaaaagaAAAGATTCTTACAAATGGTTGACAACGCAATTCTAATTTCGCCGagagaatattatttactaatgaggcaacatttaataaatgtagAATAACGAATATATGTTAGCGAATATTTTTTGGCACGTGAAAATTCACACACATCAGGAGATGATTCATGGAGAATGGTATACCACCACATTATACCAATGCAGTGCAAGAGCACTTGACTAGATCTTTTGGAAACATGTGGATCGGTCGAAGAGGACCTGTACTTTGGTCTGCTCAGTTCCCAGATTTTAATCCCTTCGACTTTATTTCCGAAGTCACATGAAGAGATTAGTGTATGCATCACCCGTGTCTGCGGTAATTGAACTGTAACGCCGCATTTTCTCCGTGGCGGAAATCGCACAGAATACGATGAGAGATTTTCGCACACTGTGGCAAAATTTTAAGAGAAGAGTCAGGCACTGTTTACAAGAAAACGGAGGACATATCGAACATCTATTGTAATTTGTTGTACTCTTCGTTGACACTCGCGGCCGGGATAATCGCGGCGCGTATGTAAACCTTTCATGAACATTGACAATAcgcttttttatttagaaattatggAAACAAAGGATTAggagaaatattaatcttcCCTACTCTGAATCTTCATAGGGCGATTTTTTATATACTCTTATGGATTTCCATGAGCAAGTAGGTTTAATGTCCAATCTACCATTTCTTTTGCAAAACATCGCGCAGAGTCGTTTATGTTTCTGAATATAATTGTTTTCTTCTCTACGACTTGTACGAGATGAGCTATCACCCATGTGTCGTTGGGTTTGAGGATCACTGTGCGTCCCGTTGCTTACGCTGAACTCCGTCCGTTCGCGTAAGGAGGTTTACTCGCTTGCAGGGATATTTTGGCCAATTTTTAATTGCcaataactaaaaaacaaAGCCGAAAGcgcattttaattattcttgattttcgtcttatttcgGCTACAAGAATCACCCCTTAAATTTCCTGGAACCTCTGGGAGGGAAAGCTAACTAACGATTCTGAAAGTAGATACTTTATGTTGTGAAATGAGTCTAAAATGATTGTCATTTCCTGTTACTGATCATAACAGCTTAAATATCAGCTTAAATATCAGCTTGAATATTAagtgtttctttaattttgcTCTCCAGTGTATAATAAAAGTCATATTAATTGTcagtgaaatgaaaataactgAAATTAACAAGAATTATTCCAAGGATTGCTGAACCTTTTATCTTGTGTAGTCCACATATGTACAAGaatgcaaaaataataaatctataaagCGTAACATCATTCGGTGTTAATATCATTGTTTATTAGAACGAGAAATATAAACCGCgcaatgtatatttttagaattaacGTAAAAATTTTAGTATTGAGACAATTTTTATAGACAACATATGATTTTGAGCTTTCAATAAAGCTGTAAATCATCTATGTTTATATGACACTTTTACTTCATTATACTCATAGAATATCCTAACAAGGTTTGGCTACAAAATTTTGAGACATActctatacatatttttcaatgttcatCCATCGTAACTCTCTTCCTTATAACTACTATTATATGCAGGATGCACAGATCTGTTcaatcataaaaaatttctcagTTTCGATCGTCAAATAAAACTATTCATAAATCATTGATTTGTTTGTTCGCAGAATCGGTGCACATCCTCGAAATGCAACATACTCTGCGGAGACTATCCGGTGGGGCacgaattaaattacatttcgcGCCAAATGCGACCAAGGCAAAACAGTGTGTTCGTTGGATCTAGCGTGTCCTTCCTGCCTGGAGATGAAGGTATATCGCGTCGCACAAAAAGCGCACTCGATCTTCAGTTCTTAATGTTTTCGGAAAACAACACCTCCAACGAACAAGATGCTTTAAAAAACCTGAAGCCAGCCAACGAGTCCACGAAATTGTTGCAAGATGAACGAAAGGCTAGTCTCGGTCAATTGAACAGAATCGAAACGTCTAAGTCTACCTTTCGAAACAGAGGAATGAGTATCTGTCGATTTGGTGCTTCCCCAAAATTATGGCAACGAGACCGTAGGATGAGTGTCTGCCAATTTGACAGGATGGAGGTACTTGCCAGACCATTGCAAAGAAATCGTGGTGGAAGTATTTGTCACTTCGATAGAATGGACGTGTTAGCCAGACCGCTGCAGAGAGATCGTATAGGTAGTGCTTACTGTTTTGATAGAATGGATGTTCTGGCTAGGCCAAATTTTTCTCTTGGCAAAATCTTGATGAGGGAAAGACGCGTCAGCGTGAGTAATTTTCTCGAGAAAGACGAGGGAGCAACGAAAGGTAATCAAATAGCACGGCGTCTAAGCAGCAATAGCGTTGAGAAAATCGAGAAGGCAACGTCTGTTGACGAAGCGGTatgtgaaaagaaaaaggagataTTTGCCAAATATATaccgaaagaaaataaaaatacttcttATCAACTGGATCAACCGTCGTGCAGCAAAGCACCCGAAACTGTGTTTGATTACAAGACTACTTGCCTGTAGCACGAGCAAATTATACGTAAAACTTATTAATATCCTATTGCTAAAAATCatgttaaattttcaatattgcaATAATCGTTTTGCTGTTATGGAATTATATCAGGAAATGGTATGTAATGATatgaacaaaatatgaaaaagtaattACATGATATGTACTTTTTATCTCTGTgtttcgaaaaaagaaatctctgttACCGACacaaaaaattttcttacaacCATAATTTTTCGTGAAAGTTactataaaattgaatacgtACGTTAAACATTCTAAcgagtataattatttatatagattctttaataatataatgtaccaGGTGTTGGTTTACAATACTTCAAGCTTATATGGAAATgaaaacgtaaaaagttataattttGAGAgttaacaatttctttttattttaatacacaATGTTTGCGAAATCTTACacaaaatcattttaaaaacgtttatACAATACAAATAAGATTTCCgataagagaagaaaacaaattctatttagattatttataaaattaaatatttaaaaatgataaaatagacCCACCTGCAAAACATAAAAGTTCATTTTATTGACAGAGGTGAGTTCATTACATTGTTTTATTACGAAAACAAAGTTGTGtatgaaaaatcaaaataatattttattatagaagtattttaaattgaacCAGACGACTTCGAATTAATGTGCGAATTACACCTGCACAAATTCAGACCCAACAGCATTCAAGAAATAAAAGCTACTAATATAAATGACTTATTATCAGGAAATTCAATTCCACTTCACTTAATCACATTCTAACGAATTAatgattttctataatttcatgACAcatgcaaaattatattttattttatttaggaaCTACATCTATTTATAGCTCAGTGAAACTTTCTATATTTGTGCTAACTCGTATCAATTCGTACTAAGATAGCAAAATGCtcagatttaataaattttaactctTTTCCAACTGTGCGAACATCAATCAAATTTATGTAGATTTTTGTGAGTTAAAAGAGAATGTGCAATACCGTTTTTCCTTATATTcgtaaatttcgaaaaaattgcaaaatttcaaCTTCGGAGATGTTTAATGTTTTTACGGTAACAACTATCGAGTTGCATCAGCATTTGTTATCTTTAGttgtataaacatttatatatgtttaaataattattaaaaatgaaaggaacACCATTTttgcttatattttttaatttaccaaaGCTAAAAGTCTAAGACAAAAACCTAACAGTAGCTCGTGATAGAGAGGATATCTGTGCAGAGAAAAGCATCAAGAGAaactaaaaaatcaaaatcatGTTCTATTCCGACTGTAAGGACGAAACAGATTGGCAAGACATGCGATGGCGGCAGTGTTACGCAATGCTAGCAGTTAATAACCGCGTGCGGTTATGTTGCGCCAAGCGGCAGACTCGTCGTTTGTTCGCTAAGCGCTCGGCGCGCTTGCAGTTTGGATACTACAAAGTATCGTGTCTTTATAAAATTAGCATATCATTAGgcaatacatatgtatatacatcgATTCTTTCGACAATTTTTTGCTCCACTATTACTTTCTTGAAAAACTACTCTTTCTGGACCATGAATACCTTGAAGTAGTTTTTGCGGATTTCTAATACATCTAGTTCTTCGTCACGAAACAAATGTTTCATAAAGATcagaaattaaatgaaattgatgaATTCTTGATAAAGAAGCGGGATATCAATTAGTGAGGTGTTTTCATTGTCTAAATCTGTTGTTaggattaatttttgtaaattagaaattaatcttCACATAGTATTGATATGTGTCGAAAGAAGTCGCTATGAAAGTTTAATCTTGACCTCCATATTCCGGTTCCCAAACTATTGTGCAGCGATATATTTATAGTGTAAAGGATTCGTACAGTTAAAATAGAGAATCGTTATGTGTATTTTTTccgtattatataaaacatgttgaaatttcattagcactataatgatatattatatcagacataatttgtatttaaaaatatatatatgtaatggtgtaatatttttgaaaatcagGCGATCGATTCATGACAACTtaagaatcgattttctaagTTTTCTTCCATATCTCCTAAAAACTCCCTGCTTCTAATCCCTCTTCTCCGTTTTCTTCTAACTCTTAACTtgcctttcttcttttttgttcaATCTTCGCTTCTTGAAATCCTgtttcattctctctctcctaAGTTCCCGTCCTTCACTATTTATATTGTTCGACCGACTCCCAGTAAACACAGGAAAAGTGAAACCGTTTGTTGGTGTTCTAAAtctatagaatttacatatatattacaaatatatattacaattatttactgcaaattcatatttcgtGAAAAGCCAGTAAACAGTATGAATAATTACCTGAAGCATATGATAGGtgtcaaatatgaaataatactgAGTACTATAAATACCTACTGAATATTCAGACTTATTGTAAATGATTGCctgtttaaattcttttgtccTGTCTgcaaaatgtatacatatactagATACCTTTATGCAATTATAACTACTTTATACAATTTCAGAATCGTTTATTCtccaatataatcatgataattGGCTGCCgtattaatttcgaaatgttttatataacacaaaAAAGTCGAGAAAAAGTGTCGACAAGTGTACGAATACTTTTCTGGCCCAGTGTAGTTAGTAATGAGAACAAATTCTCAGTACAAAGTGTATAAAAAGTAGGTATAAAAATCACCGTAGTATGATTCTGCACGATTCTGCACCTCTGGATCGATggacattaaaaaaaaaaaaaaagcgcgCGAACCTAATCTTGAAcatgatttttaaaatcaacattttttttattgcaacaaaattattttctaagattATTAATATGATCAAAGTTATTAACAAAAGTTTCAAAGGAACCATAGGTCGCAAGTGACTTCATCTCCCTAAAAAGAATgttaaagttttaataattcttaaactGGCTTTATTCATAATATGTttacatttcatatttaacgAGAAAGTAGCGTACTATTTACAAAGCAACAGGAAATTAGAGATTAgctcgtaaaatatataagaatattgaTCATGAATTAATATTGCGACGTTTGACTGCGGGTCGACGATGCATGAATTAAAGAAGAACGATtgtgttacgtcgcgtgagattgTCCGTGCGATGTCCCTTATGGTCTGGCCGCCAAAGCCAACGCACCGTTACACTGACCCGTAATTAACCTAAGAAATCACCATAAACGAATCTTTTTAACTTAATCTCTATTCAtgtaagtattttcggtttataggTGGTTTTTAAAACagtccttaggtttattgcacgctcttaGAAATTACAGAGAAAGCAGATGTTTGTCTAACGGAAAAGCAGgtttttcccataaacaaggac belongs to Bombus pascuorum chromosome 10, iyBomPasc1.1, whole genome shotgun sequence and includes:
- the LOC132911135 gene encoding uncharacterized protein LOC132911135 isoform X2; translation: MPSKLDVIAEINSTYPDGIPKPNAVTVRADEALIVILVLLLWAAAIALFFNRWRKIRMLEPYQPKFQQEHRQSCTTTEQNQLQNRCTSSKCNILCGDYPVGHELNYISRQMRPRQNSVFVGSSVSFLPGDEGISRRTKSALDLQFLMFSENNTSNEQDALKNLKPANESTKLLQDERKASLGQLNRIETSKSTFRNRGMSICRFGASPKLWQRDRRMSVCQFDRMEVLARPLQRNRGGSICHFDRMDVLARPLQRDRIGSAYCFDRMDVLARPNFSLGKILMRERRVSVSNFLEKDEGATKGNQIARRLSSNSVEKIEKATSVDEAVCEKKKEIFAKYIPKENKNTSYQLDQPSCSKAPETVFDYKTTCL
- the LOC132911135 gene encoding uncharacterized protein LOC132911135 isoform X1 yields the protein MTPCMSTRIRMLITVNRCTSSKCNILCGDYPVGHELNYISRQMRPRQNSVFVGSSVSFLPGDEGISRRTKSALDLQFLMFSENNTSNEQDALKNLKPANESTKLLQDERKASLGQLNRIETSKSTFRNRGMSICRFGASPKLWQRDRRMSVCQFDRMEVLARPLQRNRGGSICHFDRMDVLARPLQRDRIGSAYCFDRMDVLARPNFSLGKILMRERRVSVSNFLEKDEGATKGNQIARRLSSNSVEKIEKATSVDEAVCEKKKEIFAKYIPKENKNTSYQLDQPSCSKAPETVFDYKTTCL